Part of the Falco cherrug isolate bFalChe1 chromosome 1, bFalChe1.pri, whole genome shotgun sequence genome, GTAGGCTTCTTCTACAGGTCCTTCCTTTAGCAACTGTTCTCATAATAAATTCTTACTTGTAAAAGCTTATTTTGTTCCCTTAACAGCTCAATCTGGCTGTTCATACTGAGTTGTGTGGCTTTCAAAATGAACGATTTGGCCACCAACACAATATTAATGCATTACAAGAGCAGGGTGGAGTCTAGTTGTGGTGTGGGACAGGCGTTAAGAATGAacaggctttttattttccagtccaACTCATCTGTAACTTTCTCTGACAGAGACTTTgttgatattttatttcttatcaCAGGATCTCAGGAGTCTGTGTGTAGTCTCTGTGCATGTGATGTAGAAGAGAGTCCCTTTGTtgatgaaagtaaaaaattgtGGCTGGGACTGGGGTTGGCTGTGGAATGTTGATGAGCCTGGAATGGTCAACTCTGGCTGTACAGATGTGAGAATTTCCCTTTAttagaaaggaaatgttttctaataGCATTTTAGAATGCTATTCTAGGCATTCTATAAAGGGCAGCAGGAGCTTCATGTTGTCTTTGACCAGCTCGCGAGACACCGTGGGCCTTGGCTTACCACAGTGCGCTGCCTTTCAGGTTTATGTGAACAGCGAGTGGGCAACCAGCGTTGGTGAGGGTGGAAGCTTTGGAGAACTTGCCCTTATCTATGGAACTCCCCGTGCTGCAACTGTCAAAGCGAAGACGAATGTGAAGTTGTGGGGCATTGATAGAGATAGCTATAGAAGGATCCTGATGGCAAGTATTTTTCCAGCTGGTGTGTGGCTTATGTCATTGACTCAAGTAGCTGTGTGCATAGTCTGGAATCGGGCTTTTGGTTTTACTATTCACTCAACTTATACTGGTCATCTGACCTTTTATCTGTGCTGGTCCTTTCCTGGAGTTGGTTATTCGAAATCCTGCCGTCTCTTTTGTAATCAGAAAACTGATCACTCAGCATATGTCTGTCAGGCGTGGGGCAAGGAGGAGTCTTGCATTAGTGAACAAAACAATACCAATGCAGTATTAAACGACTAAAAAATGTAATAGCTGCTGGTTAACAAGCCAGATGTTTTGATTCTATTCTGTATTTAGCTTGCTATTTGTAAGTGGTGTGTGTGCGCAGCAGTTGTAACTAAGTTGAGCAGGTGTTGTGAGTTTTGGTAAGGTTATACAGTTAGAATGCATTTAAGAGTGTTTATTGCAGCCTTAATGTTTAAGTACTTTATGAAGGTTGCTCAGCTCtgaaatattactgaaataaatttgaaaacaatCTTGTGAGTTTGGGGTCTGTGAGACAGGATGCAGTATGTCTGGTTGAAATTTTTTATCTTGAGTTTTAATTGAAGCCTCATGTAAAATAtgaagtagaaagaaaacttactTCGTGTGCTTGGGGTggagtgactttttttttttttcttttgtagggCAGTActctgagaaagagaaagatgtaCGAGGAATTCCTTAGTAAAGTATCTATATTGGGTAAGTGAGAAGACTTCTGTTGCAAAGTGGAATAAATTGCCATATTGTCATAAGGCTGTTACCCAGCATTATTATGATAACAGGCTATTGTGGAAATCTGTTAAAACTGACTGCAAAGTGTGTGCAGCTTTTCTGCATCATTCCAAAATAATTCTAATTCAAGTCTTGATACCTGATGCACAGGTGTAGCCAGAAATAGGTTGACCTCTGTGTAAAGAGAGATCAAAAAGTATAATTTGTGTCTTGAAAAGATACTCCGTTAATGAACTTCTAAATCTGTAGAATCTCTGGACAAGTGGGAGCGTCTCACTGTAGCTGATGCATTGGAACCAGTACAGTTTGAGGATGGGCAGAAGATTGTGGTCCAGGGAGAGCCAGGAGATGAATTCTTCATTATCTTGGAGGtaagtaaagtaaaaaataaaagcctagaactttttctttttaacatggTTTATTCTGTCCCTAAATAGGCACTTGGAAAAAATCAATATGTAAGAATATACTTGTGGAGAATTCCTAAAGAAATATAATCTTGCCGGACATGCAGAAGCTTATATTTGGTTTGCTATTTTTACAAATGGTACTTCCTGGAAGAAAGTAACAAGTTTTTGGCTGAAACAGTTTATCTTTTTCAGAAGAGACTTGTTCTAGATAGTAACGTCTTGCTAGTGGTAATCATTGTTtcttgtctggtttttttttttttttttttttgagtgcatTTGGTCTTTCTCCCACCCCCTAGTTATACTGTAATATTCTCACTGTTatgaggaaaagcaggaagaggtCAGTGCTGCGGATGTGCAGATACCCCAGACATTTTCTGCTTAGAGAGGAGGGAGGACCAGCTGTTTTTATAGGGCAGTCTGCTGAGCTATGCAAGGACTGTGCAGCAGTTTTTAGACTGAGACATCATAACAGTTATTTGTGCAAAGCAGCTGAATCTGTGTGGAATTCAATGTTGCAAGTGATGCTGGAAATTCCAATTGTTTAATTGCTGTGATTTATTAAAGGGCACAGCTGCAGTGTTACAGCGTCGATCAGAAAATGAGGAATTCGTTGAAGTGGGCAGACTGGCACCTTCTGATTATTTTGGTGAGTTACGTACTGATGGTGACATACACCACTGTCACCATTTTACCTGTGCTGTGTAGGTGACTGTTGTGAATGATAGTGATGAGGTGGATTTGCTTAATTACTGTTTTGGCTAACTCTTGTGGCTTCATTCAATGTCAGGTGAGTATCAGAGTCGCTTGGCATGCAGGTGTGCATGTGTATCACAGAAATGTGATTGTTCTAGAATACTTTAATTTAGAAGGGGCCTGGTGGTGGTTTGGTCTAACTTCCCTACCCTGAGTAGAGCTAACTTTGAAATTGCGTCATattgctcagggctgtgtccagctgaGTCTCTTGgtctccagggatggggatcccgcaacctctctgggcaatttctttcactgtttaACTCATGTTGTGAAGAATTTTCTTCGTGCCTGACAAGAATTTCCTGTTCTGCAACTTGttgctttctctctgcctttcacaGTGCAGAGAGCAGCCTAGTTTTGCCTTTATAATAACTCATTACGCAGCGAAGACAGCCTTAAGATTCCCTCCTTagctgccttttctccaggtCAGACTAATGCAGTTCTTTCAGCATCTCTGTACACCCAGTGTGCAGTCCCCTGACCATCTGGGTGGCACTGCTGGACTTGCTGTGCTTTGTCAGCATCTGGTACCGGGGACCCCAAAGCTGTGTGGTGCTCTGGACGTTGTCTCCCAAGTGCAGATCAGGGTCTTTTCTCCTGTTGAAGGTGTTCTAACTCAGCTAAAAGTTACATACCATGTAAATTGCTTTGGGTTGAAAAAACCTTACATATGTTGGCAAAGAAAAAGGCTGAGATCCTGTGATAAGTACTTGCTTGTGAAGACTTTGGAATAATCTTCACATGGAACTAGTCTCTTGTCTAGTGCATGTTGATTTATTTTGGATCACAGATAAGGACTGGATATGTATGCTTACAGAGCATTCTTGGAGTATAATGTAACAGTATGTAACAAGATACTCCTTGTGGCCTTATTTGGGTTCAGAAGAAAAGTGGCTTGCAGCTCAACCTGTTCAGAACCTGTTGTTTAAGGTGTAATAATACTTCCCtcactaagaaaaagaaagaaaacccagctGCAAACCAGAACCTCTAACTCTTTTCTCATGTTTAAGGTAGGTCCTCTCTCCTTACTTCTTATTACTCCTTCTAAGCAGTCCTCTTGCTGAAGGGTTCTGGTTGTtcagtttttcagctttgtaGATGATGTAATCAACAAATACTCTGTTGCAAAGGTCTGAAGTGGGATGTACTCAAGAGTGTGTTAGTAGTACTGGATCTGACCAAAGGTCAGCTTAGGTCAGTATTTAGtactggatttttgtttggtgaatgtcatttcagtcttttctaaCATTTCCCTTCATGTGTACTCTGGAGTTTTCCACTCTCAAACTAAAAGTTATCTCTACCGTTGTGTTCAGGTGCTGCAGACCTGTCCTCCAGGGGTTGAACTCTCCCTTAGAACCTACTTATTCTTTTGCAAGCCTGTGTTTTGTAGGTTAGTGAGTTCAGGAGTTTTAATTGGGCACAGAGGAAAagtttttctcattgcttttgaACATCCCTTCTGATAATGCAGGCAAATCTATTCTCTGAGGAGCACCAAGTTCTTTCCTCAGTCCCAAACATGGGTGTAACCAGCCCAactgcttaaaaacaaacaaatccaaaagTTGGTGGTTGATGCTGTGATTTTTCGTGCTTGTTCCTAGGGATGTTAGGCGTAGCTGTTATCACCAGTGGAAGCAGGGGCTTGTTGAAAGCTATTTCCAAATATGTTGTTTAGCAGTTGTGACAGGTATTTGAAACAAAGCTTTTGGCATGTTTGTGCATAACTTACGAAACGGGAATCCGATGGGACTTCAAGATACTAATCTTCCACAGTCCCATAGCAAAGTCAAACTCTTGATTCTGGCTAGCTATGGGGCAAAAGCTCCTGTCTCGTGCATTAACGTTTTTACTTCAATACCGTCGTTGTCTTGTCCTGAATTTCCTAGAAATATCAGAATTGAACAGTAGCTTAccttacatattaaaaataactatttgtTGACtagaaaaattacatgtttaaTTGAAACATGACCATTTCTCATGGAACCAATAGTCGAAATTCTTTAGGCCTTTTTCAGAGAGACTTGAATGTGGACAGGctttttaattaggaaaatcaagtagttttgtttttttttttttttaaactgccttCACAGTTGCTTCTAGTGTAACTACGTAGATACTTGTTCTGATCAGTGTTAAAACCTGAATTACCTTTGGTTCCTGTAGCAGTTTGAAATAGAGCAGGGTGATTTCTTTGGCTTTCTTGCACGTTGATTTTTAACACTGTTCATGCTTTCCTGTTGCCCTAGGTGAAATAGCTCTGTTGATGAACCGTCCCCGTGCTGCCACAGTTGTTGCTCGTGGCCTGTTGAAATGTGTAAAGCTCGATCGACCCCGATTTGAACGTGTCCTGGGTCCGTGCTCGGATATTCTCAAGCGAAACATCCAGCAGTACAACAGTTTTGTATCGCTGTCTGTCTGAAACCTTCCTCCCTATCCACACCATGCTTCACGAATGCAGACTGCTTTATTACCCTTGTGCAGAGCCACATTGCCACTGGCATTTGCAGCTTCctgtctgtttaaaaaaaaaaattgcttatcATGgcactatttttaattttagagcATATTAGTTCTGTGCTCTCTGTCCcttttaatttaatagaaaaagttCTATGGAGGTGTTTGCTCTTACGGCTTCTCTCTGTGCAACAATGTCCAACTCGGGCAAATGCAGCCTTGCGTCAGCGAGGGAGAGATCTCCTGGCGCCATGCCAGTTGCCATAGAGTAAGGAGGTGATGGGGGAGTGGgtggaaatgcttttaaaggtGTTACTCAAATTGTTGGACAGATTTTAAGGCTGTGGTCATAATCTGCTGTATTTCTCTTGAAATGAGAACTGCCCTTGTAATGGCGCTTCTTGAGgcttggggttttcttttttttcttttctttttttaaaaattttctggGTACTGTAATCCTGGGTTCAATCATGAGGCATCAGCTGCTAAGAAAGCCACAGTTGGAATTTAACAGTATAATTGTTCCTGTTGTCTGCTGGTTTAAGATTGCTTAGTTACGTTTTTGTCAAGTGTAAATCAAAGCTTTTAAGGTTTATAGTTCTGGTGAACTACTGCAGATGTTACTTAATTTGCTGACTTGCcgcaactgattttttttcttgttctttcttcagCGATAGATATACCATTTAAAACTCTTCCTGTTCAAAGTGGCAAGAACCAAATGTTACATTAAATGCCTAACTTTGGTGTAAGAATGGTGCAGCTGTCCAGCTGTTAGTAATGTTCAAGTACTTAGATTGGTGTAGAAATTGGAAGCAAACATTTTACTTTCCCTGTGACTCTTGCTTGCTTTGTATTACTCAgctgactttttaaagaaatgatcATCAGTTCAGGTGACCCTTTGTTAccagggaaaataaatgttgagTATTTATGGCCAGCATCAGTTGCAGGTGGCAAGATTGCTGGTCTATACAGATGCCATTATTCTTGGTAGAGAATGAggcagaaaaagtgaatgtTTTAACTTTCTTGCAACACTCagttattttaagttttaaatcaGTTAAtccataatttttaaaatggttaaTTATAAATCTAGTTTGAATACAAAAGGTGCATTCTCTTTCCTTGCCAATGGAATTTACATGACACGTATTTCATActcattcttttttccaagtTCAGTATGTTGCGGAGtcttaaatgtatttcagtatttaccAGCTTTGTGTTACATTATTCTGTGCGCACCAGTACTTCCCAGAAGTTTTTTCTGAATTCCACGGTTCAATAATGGTAGGCAATTTTTAAGGTTTCCtttaaactgtaatttatataaaagtaGTGTAGGTTTGTATTTGGGAGTGACAGCAAGCAGTTTTGCATTTGTTGTGCAACTACTTCTAACGATGGAGCCCTcgttttatttcccttctgaaTCGATAGGGATTCAAATTCAACAGACTTTCTCCCAGGCCCGTAGATAATGAGGAAGAGCCTGCTGATTGATGCAAAATAATAGTGAGGGTATCAAGCCTTTACAAAAGGTTTCAGGGTATTTCTGAACCTGAACTCCCAATAATGGGATTTAAATGCTTGCAGTTTGAGTTCTTTTTTCAGAAGATGTTGAGTAGAGGATTTCTGCCAGAGTCCTTAAGGAGTAAACAAATGCTACCTTTTCTGGtttcttggtctttttttttttttttttttgtaaaactattttcttcagTTGACTATCcaggttttttcttcatatgtaTTCTTTGTGTTACTTTAAAGCACCAAAAACTGTGTAAACTAGTTAGAGctccacaaaaaaaatgcacattttttttatataaggCTTTCTAATCCAGTTTCACTACCGCATCTTTTTAGCTTGCTGTTTACTCCCTTTTGTAGTTTTACCTACAAGATTTTAAGATAAATCAGCTAAGTCTGAGTTAAATATTAATCACAGTTATAGCTTTACCTTTGTGTGCAATTTAAATATGTTTGAAACCACAATTGGCATAGTTTTGCCTTAGCTAACATTCAGGGctttagaagtaattttttgcTAGTCCGCCTTTAGCGAATTTATGAAGTCTATTGCCCTAGAAAGCTATAGTCAACCAGAGGACCATTTTTGTATTGTTACCTGACTATATAAGTCTGATTTACTGTATGTGCTAATATATTATATTCCTTTTGTTATAGATTGTCCTAATGGCAGGTAAAGCAATAAAATGatttaaattcttaaatgcaatcagtctcttttttttcccctcccatccTTATATTGTATTTTCCTTTGGCCTCAGGGCATACATTATTAATGAGGTGGTAGAAACTAAGAAGCTTAATGGATTAGCTTTGTGTTAACTCCGGAGGCTTGTGTTCAGGTCCTAGCGTACAGTGCAACTGCACCTTCCCCTCGAGCCTGCTGGAGAGCGTGGTCTCCGTGAGccagcctgtgcctgtgccccAGGAACTCCAGGCGAGTTCTGGCATCGTACACATGACTGCTTTTGCAGTAAAGGTACCTGCGTCTTTTCCGAGTCTCTCTTAGCAACTTGCGCTGCTTTGATCTCCTGCTAAGGTTGTCAATTCCCAGCCTGATCACTGTTACCGGGGCTCATAAGCTTCTGTAAGGTGTCTGTTCCCATCTATGCATACCCTTAATGAAAGTTTTGAACGTATCATGAATGAGTTCTGGTGGACAGACAGTGAGAAATAGAAAAGAGGGATTTTCATACTCGatgaagtaagaaaaaaaagttgaagagTGATGACCTGAAGCAGCTCAGACTGGACATTTTACATACAGCTATGAGAAAGCTAATACCCAACTTTGAAGATATGTTAAAAAATTACCAtgtgaaagagaataaaaataagaggCAACCTTGCAACCCCAGTTAGTGTACTAGCTATTTAAGTATCTGTgggtttctttccttcatcctgccctccctttcccccatccccttgggaaaaaaaaaaaaggctgagagcAAGTTCTTATTATTGAAAGTGAAAATGTAAACCTTCCAACCTTATAACTTTTTACCATTTATCTTCTGTTGCCATGTTCTTCCTGTTcaagcagccagccagcagtcACCATTCCATGAGACTgatcaaattaattttggacTTGTCATGTGTGGTAAGCCCGTAAAACATCGCCGGCAGAGGGAGATACAACTTTGGGAATACAGCGTCTTGTACTGGAACAACTGCTGTGCTGCGCATGCCAAGAGTGAGtcaaatctttttattttcatgtattctCTGTCCCCAAGAGTCCAAAGGCCTGTAAGCCCCCCCGGTGCTGAGAATTGTTTGATTAAGACTGTCTAAACCCCTGTTTTTGTGAAAGCTGGAAATGGAAGGACATGGCTAAATCACAAGTCATGAGCGACtaaagggctgtggtgtggggtttggggttggctgggtttgtgtggggttttttgctaaGCTTCATGGCTTCAGAATGTTGGAGGAATCTCTTCGCTAAATAGAAACACTCCAAACTTCCTCAAATATACAGTGAATACAATAGGCACCTGTGGGGACATAAAGAAATTACAGTCTCGCCTGTCATTTTACAGTGTGGAGACAGGTATATTGTAGAATTATAGTGGAGCTGAATGAAGTGCCAGTGCAGTCCCCTGTGAAAAATGATAGCTGCGGCCAAACGAGCTTTGTTCCTTCCTTGCATGATCCAGGCACTTATTAACAGCATCACTGAGTTCCCTTTACGTTGGGCAAAAGTCCAGCCCGTGAGAAAATGAGCCAGCGCTAGGtgcagcagcttgctgagaACCTGTTAACTGCTGCCTGACAAGATCTGTACTATGGTTTTGGGATTCTCTTCTGAAAGGCCTGCAATGCTGTGGGTGGAATTTGTTTAACTTCAAGGTTAGTTTAGAATGAGCTAGCGCATTGGTTGTGGcgtgtttggtttggggtttttttttccccttaaagaTGACAAATTATCAACAAAGTTCTCAACTACTTTCCCTAGGTTGCCAGAAAGCTCAGTGCAATTGTTCTTAaacagttaaaggaaaaaacttgTTACTGAAGTCCTCTTTAATAGCTATTTTTAAGCCTTGTTATTGGGAGGCATGGGGAAAACTGCCCATTGGAAGATATGCAGTAACTCCCTCCCCGTGCTTTTTTGTTCTCCAGTTTCTATTGCATCTCCTCAAAAtgcaggggtgtgtggggtgggggcaggtTACCATTTCTATTTTCCAGGGAACTCTTGACAACTTAAGTGACTTTAAAGCAAATGGGGAGCCAGATGACCTGAGCTAGAGGCCCCCCCCACTTTGGTGAGACCAAGAGGCAGTGGACAGGCCTGATGGTCAATACTGTGCAGATACTCTTCAGTCTGACCATGCTGAATCAGCGTGTTGTCTTGGTGGCAGGTACTGCCCTCATGAAGCAAGACTGCTCTTTTCTCAATGCATAGTCTTGATTACAGAACAGAGACTTAATAAGAGGAAAATGCTCTTGGCATCTCTTTATTCAAGCCTCATCCTTGGACCTGGTTTGTGTCCTTCGCTAGCAAGACCGAGATCCTGTGCCGGTTGAGCAAACAAATGGCCGTGTGTTCCCCCACCCTCCCAAGGGCATGACCAGCTACAGAGCAGGAGATCGCTGCTTTTCCACCAGGGAGCTGCTGTCCCGGGTGTAAGGGTCTGCTGTGGTCAGACCACAACTTACCAACACGCTGCCCAAGCACAGCAGCTTTGGTTGAATACCCAGCATAGAAGCCCAGCGTGATTCTTGAAGATCTTCTGAAGAGTTTCCCCTCTGTCTCTGCAGGTGTTTGTAGATGGAAATTACCAGCCATTATACCTGTCACTTGCCTTGCAGGAGTTTTCCCTGCCTCTGAGCCCGAGTTAAGGACTGTTTTAAGTGGACAACTTCACTCTGTCGGATGCAGGAGCCTCGACCTGTGTGGTGTCATTGGCCACCACCTTGGCTTCTCCATATGTGTCTATGCATTTCTTCACGGCTTTCAGGATAAGCTGTAACCGTCTGTCTAAAGCCAAGAGATGGGGTTCGGTGAGGACAGGTGCCAGGCGGTCCTGCAAGAGGGATTCCCTCATCATGTCGCTGAGCCGATACTCTGGCTCAGCCAGGAGCTGGAGTCGTAATAATGTTGTCCTctttattctggaaaaaaagaaatcgcATATCTTAATGCAAACTACTTGCGGCATCCTAGCAAGAACCAGCTATCTGGGTGCCTTGGGtagtggggaaggagggaaggcaAAGACAGGTGGAGATACTTCACAAAGAACTTTGGAACAAAACCTTGCcatttctgaaggaaatgaaaatttttgcagcaacctctgctgcttcctttggTTTTCCAGACTGCAGAGTATTTATTTGTACTGTGGATTTCTGTCACCAGAGAAAAACAAGATAGAAGTTCTC contains:
- the PRKAR1A gene encoding cAMP-dependent protein kinase type I-alpha regulatory subunit → MAASSSSSSEEERSLRECELYVQKHNIQQLLKDCIVQLCTVRPERPMGFLREYFERLEKEETKQLLNQQKSGSRSDSREDEISPPPPMNPVVKGRRRRGAISAEVYTEEDAASYVRKVIPKDYKTMAALAKAIEKNVLFAHLDDNERSDIFDAMFPVTYIAGETVIQQGDEGDNFYVVDQGEMDVYVNSEWATSVGEGGSFGELALIYGTPRAATVKAKTNVKLWGIDRDSYRRILMGSTLRKRKMYEEFLSKVSILESLDKWERLTVADALEPVQFEDGQKIVVQGEPGDEFFIILEGTAAVLQRRSENEEFVEVGRLAPSDYFGEIALLMNRPRAATVVARGLLKCVKLDRPRFERVLGPCSDILKRNIQQYNSFVSLSV